A stretch of Haloarcula marismortui ATCC 43049 DNA encodes these proteins:
- a CDS encoding helix-turn-helix domain-containing protein: MSTSDQPPSDLDSVRERLNVVTQETRFALLQDILGHPSELPTLKELDYVNPSKSQTTIRQHLQQLVDAGIVEEILLPEDRRQNDLPYKFYGISESGRQFLEDHKLLRAQDTLREIYDRVEKTDDIKRYETAPRPER, from the coding sequence ATGAGTACCTCCGATCAGCCGCCAAGCGATCTCGATTCCGTACGGGAGCGACTCAACGTCGTCACCCAGGAGACGCGGTTCGCGCTCCTCCAGGACATCCTCGGACATCCGTCGGAACTACCGACGCTGAAGGAACTCGACTACGTCAACCCGAGCAAGAGCCAGACGACGATTCGCCAGCACCTCCAGCAGCTCGTCGACGCCGGCATCGTCGAGGAGATCCTCTTGCCCGAGGACCGCCGGCAGAACGATCTCCCGTACAAGTTCTACGGAATCAGTGAGAGCGGCCGGCAGTTCCTCGAGGACCACAAGCTCCTCCGCGCACAAGACACGCTTCGAGAGATCTACGACCGGGTCGAGAAGACCGACGACATCAAACGGTACGAGACTGCCCCGCGACCCGAGCGCTGA
- a CDS encoding orc1/cdc6 family replication initiation protein yields the protein MPNNESTQTTVDEILNVDEDNDEDESNIFEKPWLLEIDNVPDANRIVGRDDHITFLAKNLRKMRTNSVPDNVLEWGETGTGKTLVARHVCERLEAATEGTDSPIVTAYINPDPISTYTSTFRKIAEQVNAKAENPLEVPYQGLSAEHYRDQKLWPVVQREFSGGLVVIIDEIDKHGEVNEVLYTLSRTQSKDDVDFPVITIGISNDIEFKGEIESRVQSTLQPEHRTFTPYEEDQLIAILENRRDAFYDGVLDDEVIPTTAELAAEEHGDARRAVRLFRNAGEIADEEGDDIVTAEHVHEADELVEVELFMEMVKGTPLSGKLLLFALTRLDRNNPEKEWFRTSEIHEVYQTVARDVKVEPKGYNRALELLNKHVTTGVLESKKKEGGDQGKFRSYSLQGDVESTRTGLINSTPELQTLMGW from the coding sequence ATGCCAAACAACGAATCCACGCAAACGACCGTCGACGAGATCTTGAATGTCGATGAGGACAACGACGAAGACGAATCGAATATTTTTGAAAAACCGTGGCTGCTCGAAATCGATAACGTACCAGACGCCAACCGGATCGTCGGCCGTGACGATCACATCACGTTCTTGGCGAAAAATCTCCGGAAAATGCGGACGAACAGCGTTCCGGACAACGTTCTAGAGTGGGGTGAAACCGGGACAGGGAAGACACTAGTTGCAAGGCACGTCTGTGAGCGACTCGAAGCGGCAACTGAGGGAACGGACTCGCCCATCGTTACTGCATACATTAACCCGGACCCGATTTCTACGTATACCTCCACCTTCCGAAAGATAGCAGAACAGGTGAACGCCAAAGCGGAAAACCCGCTTGAAGTCCCCTATCAGGGCCTTTCAGCAGAACACTACCGGGATCAGAAGTTGTGGCCCGTCGTTCAGCGGGAATTCTCGGGTGGGCTCGTCGTCATTATCGACGAAATCGACAAGCACGGCGAGGTCAACGAAGTACTCTACACGCTTTCACGGACACAATCGAAAGACGACGTAGATTTCCCAGTCATCACGATCGGGATTTCGAACGACATCGAATTCAAAGGCGAAATCGAGTCCCGGGTGCAATCCACACTCCAACCGGAACACCGAACGTTCACGCCGTACGAAGAAGATCAGCTTATCGCGATCCTCGAGAATCGCCGCGACGCGTTTTACGATGGAGTCCTCGATGACGAGGTGATACCTACAACAGCCGAACTCGCAGCTGAAGAACACGGAGACGCTCGACGTGCAGTTCGGTTGTTCCGCAATGCGGGTGAAATTGCCGACGAGGAAGGAGACGACATCGTGACCGCTGAGCACGTTCACGAGGCCGACGAACTCGTCGAGGTCGAACTCTTTATGGAAATGGTGAAGGGGACGCCGTTGTCCGGGAAGTTACTCCTCTTTGCACTCACACGACTTGATCGGAACAACCCGGAGAAGGAGTGGTTCCGTACGTCCGAGATCCACGAGGTGTACCAAACAGTTGCACGGGATGTCAAGGTTGAGCCGAAGGGGTACAATCGCGCACTTGAACTCCTGAACAAACACGTGACGACTGGAGTTCTCGAATCGAAGAAGAAGGAAGGCGGTGATCAAGGAAAGTTCAGATCGTACTCACTCCAGGGTGACGTCGAGAGCACTCGAACTGGGCTGATCAATTCGACACCGGAGCTCCAGACGTTGATGGGATGGTGA
- a CDS encoding type B DNA-directed DNA polymerase, which produces MPFTFDFLDDGRVLEWETTADGAVATERDDYSPRFYVASRAPDDEIDLTRLRSVYERHPDVVATDIVAQRPGFRRDDEDVLAVDVAHIDRITSLARQARQLSEYPVGDLACFNVDLSREFRYCLENDVDPTPTCDLSTLRLDVPLTETTGDAYTELAVGGETVTGPPEDILTTVQAALDNHDPDVLVCSTSEIVPTLYEMAASTGADNFSLSRTPKGDFQQLASRSTYASYGRVGHSPARYNVPGRAIIDRSNTFFFGETNIDGVLDLVSRSRKPIQEAAWASIGNILTAIQICEAHDRGVLVPWHSWRHEKFKSTGVLHDADRGGFIFAPEVGLHEDVHELDFSSLYPNIICTHNVSPDVIRCECHRDREDVPGLGYSICDDRGYLVDVLQPIIDARDEIKAAIRREQERDDPDKERLDELEGRSGALKWILVACFGYQGFNNAKYGRIECHEAINAFAREILLTAKQRLEAAGWRVVHGIVDSIWVTPNPDVDDEDRESLEALATEITEAVDIRLEYESHYDWVAFVPQRESDAGALTKYFGKVVDEDEFKIRGIEARQRSTPPFIEDVQRECLDRLDATQSPEAVLSCLDRAVSKLHAGEVAVERLVERNRVSKPLDGYTQNTQNVAALKRARDQDLAVHPGQDIEYVVVDDEKSSRERVVLAHEEVETYDPSYYETQLVRAVESVLSPLGWDRTDIRRSLAETREVELTDFTMT; this is translated from the coding sequence ATGCCATTCACATTCGATTTCCTTGATGATGGCCGTGTCCTCGAATGGGAGACGACGGCTGACGGCGCCGTCGCGACCGAACGCGATGACTACTCGCCGCGCTTCTACGTCGCATCCCGCGCACCGGATGACGAGATCGACCTCACGAGACTCCGCAGCGTGTACGAACGGCACCCGGACGTCGTCGCGACCGATATCGTCGCCCAGCGGCCAGGCTTCCGTCGCGACGACGAGGACGTCCTCGCCGTCGACGTTGCCCACATCGATCGGATCACCTCGCTGGCTCGACAGGCACGCCAGCTGTCCGAGTACCCTGTGGGGGATCTCGCCTGCTTCAATGTCGATCTCTCGCGGGAGTTTCGGTACTGTCTCGAGAACGATGTGGATCCGACGCCAACGTGCGATCTCTCGACGCTGCGACTCGACGTCCCACTCACAGAGACGACCGGCGATGCGTATACCGAACTTGCCGTCGGCGGCGAGACGGTCACGGGCCCGCCAGAAGATATCCTGACGACAGTCCAAGCTGCGCTTGACAACCACGATCCGGACGTCCTCGTCTGCTCGACGAGCGAGATTGTCCCGACCCTGTACGAGATGGCTGCCAGCACTGGCGCCGACAATTTCTCGTTGAGCCGGACCCCAAAGGGCGATTTCCAGCAGCTCGCGAGCCGGTCGACCTACGCGAGCTACGGCCGCGTCGGGCACTCGCCGGCGCGCTACAACGTGCCCGGAAGAGCAATCATCGACCGATCGAACACGTTCTTCTTTGGCGAGACCAACATCGACGGCGTCCTCGACCTGGTCTCGCGGTCGCGCAAGCCGATACAGGAGGCAGCCTGGGCGTCGATCGGCAACATCCTCACAGCCATCCAGATCTGCGAAGCCCACGACCGCGGCGTCCTCGTCCCGTGGCACTCCTGGCGCCACGAGAAATTCAAATCAACAGGGGTGCTCCACGATGCCGATCGTGGTGGGTTCATCTTCGCGCCCGAGGTCGGACTCCACGAGGATGTCCACGAACTCGATTTCTCCTCGTTGTATCCGAACATCATCTGCACGCACAACGTCTCGCCGGACGTGATTCGCTGCGAGTGCCATCGCGACCGCGAGGACGTCCCCGGACTCGGCTATTCGATCTGTGACGACCGGGGCTACCTCGTCGACGTCCTCCAGCCCATCATCGATGCGCGCGACGAGATCAAAGCCGCCATCCGTCGCGAACAAGAACGCGACGATCCCGACAAGGAGCGCCTCGACGAACTCGAAGGGCGGTCGGGGGCGCTGAAGTGGATCCTCGTCGCCTGCTTTGGGTACCAAGGCTTTAACAACGCCAAATACGGGCGCATCGAGTGCCACGAGGCAATCAATGCGTTCGCGCGCGAGATTTTGTTGACGGCGAAGCAACGCCTCGAAGCCGCCGGCTGGCGTGTCGTCCACGGCATCGTCGACTCCATCTGGGTGACCCCAAACCCCGACGTCGACGACGAGGACCGCGAGTCCCTCGAGGCCCTCGCGACCGAGATCACCGAAGCAGTCGACATCCGCCTCGAGTATGAATCGCACTATGACTGGGTGGCGTTCGTCCCACAACGCGAGAGCGACGCCGGCGCGCTTACGAAGTATTTCGGAAAGGTCGTCGATGAGGACGAGTTCAAGATCAGAGGCATCGAAGCCCGCCAGCGGTCGACGCCGCCATTTATTGAGGACGTCCAGCGAGAATGCCTCGATCGCCTCGATGCGACGCAGTCACCAGAGGCAGTCCTCAGCTGTCTTGACCGTGCAGTCTCGAAACTCCATGCCGGTGAGGTAGCGGTGGAGCGACTCGTCGAACGGAATCGTGTCTCCAAACCACTCGACGGCTATACCCAGAACACACAGAACGTCGCAGCGCTGAAACGGGCTCGCGACCAGGACCTCGCTGTTCATCCCGGTCAAGATATTGAGTATGTCGTGGTTGATGACGAGAAATCCTCACGGGAACGCGTCGTACTCGCCCACGAAGAGGTCGAAACATACGATCCATCGTATTACGAGACACAACTCGTCCGCGCTGTCGAAAGCGTCCTCTCGCCCTTGGGTTGGGATCGGACGGATATTCGACGGAGTCTCGCCGAGACACGAGAAGTAGAGTTGACCGATTTTACAATGACTTAG